A genomic segment from Arcobacter acticola encodes:
- a CDS encoding DUF4391 domain-containing protein produces the protein MEDFFNSLSIPESCFVGKKLDKKEFNDNFSLNVNERKVLSQYINRIELSNLLNSNTININPYIDEVKDYSEIAIIQVKISNKDKLKSINEIIQQIPYPLIVFYTYEEELCLCLSPKRINKSDSSKLVVEEVHFSKWLDFNSLNEIDKRFLENLNINNHPFTDSLSFYDSYLDKLIAFNASKYSGTLEVSTNTKQLLEEIQLLETQITEQKNKIKKEPNFNDKVPLQIELKNMNDKLKGLKEKL, from the coding sequence ATGGAAGATTTTTTTAATTCTTTATCAATCCCTGAAAGTTGTTTTGTAGGGAAAAAACTTGACAAAAAAGAGTTCAATGATAATTTTTCTTTGAATGTAAATGAGAGAAAAGTTTTATCTCAATATATAAATAGGATAGAATTATCTAATCTTTTAAATAGTAATACTATTAATATTAATCCATATATTGATGAGGTTAAGGATTATAGTGAAATTGCTATTATTCAAGTAAAAATATCTAATAAAGATAAACTAAAATCTATAAATGAGATTATTCAACAAATACCATATCCATTAATTGTTTTTTATACTTATGAAGAAGAGTTATGTTTATGTTTATCTCCCAAAAGAATTAATAAATCAGATAGTTCAAAATTAGTAGTTGAGGAAGTACATTTTTCTAAATGGTTAGATTTTAATAGTCTTAATGAAATTGATAAAAGATTTTTAGAAAATTTGAATATCAATAATCACCCATTTACGGATTCTTTATCTTTTTACGATAGTTATTTAGATAAACTTATTGCTTTTAATGCCTCTAAATATAGTGGAACATTAGAGGTTTCTACTAATACAAAACAATTATTAGAAGAGATTCAACTTTTAGAAACTCAAATTACAGAACAAAAAAATAAGATAAAAAAAGAACCAAATTTTAATGATAAAGTACCATTACAAATTGAATTAAAAAATATGAATGATAAATTGAAAGGATTGAAGGAAAAACTATGA
- a CDS encoding site-specific DNA-methyltransferase, whose product MTKLDGKSMDIVSDNIEKLKEIFPEVFSEGKLQFEKLEEELGKFSDKENERYNFTWNGKSESKKIALTPSTGTLRPCEEESKNFDTTQNLYIEGDNLEVLKLLQKSYHKKIKMIYIDPPYNTGKDFVYKDNFKDNIQNYLEQTGQVDSEGNKLSTNSETSGRYHSDWLNMIYPRLKLARNLLKDDGVIFISIDDNEVTNLRKVCDEIFGEDNFISLLSVENNPKGRKNSKFISVSNEFCLVYSKNKEYSCFIENIPKNIKDMKEDEDGNFVHNSGKRVLVGKNDFNKVVQNFNSEKHYTVYYSKTSSEIIFKKEQNIDIVDDGLIKNGYIRYISFNENMNFVENTYTQSKIKLLFEDNALEFKDDKIFEKNFNSTIRMKSLIVNRTYDALVNKKKIIDYKIDVKTTSAGTYLKDLFQTKESLFTAPKSIGLIELFLTLFEENDCIVLDFFSGSATTAHSVMKLNSEDNGNRKFICVQLPEETDEKSEAYKNGYKNICEIGKERIRRAGEKILEENSDKDLSELDIGFKVLKLDSSNIKKWDSDFDNVEKTLEDMVDNIKSDRTEEDLVYEILLKYGLDLTLPIETLKINDKTIYSIGYGSLVCCLDKNIDTDTVEKISELKTKFEEDYGLETIRVVFKDSSFKDSIVKTNSLQILKQNGIEEVVSI is encoded by the coding sequence ATGACAAAATTAGACGGAAAAAGTATGGATATAGTTAGTGATAATATAGAGAAATTAAAAGAGATATTTCCTGAAGTATTTAGTGAAGGAAAACTTCAATTTGAAAAACTTGAAGAAGAATTAGGTAAATTTTCAGACAAGGAAAATGAAAGATATAACTTCACATGGAATGGTAAAAGTGAATCAAAAAAAATTGCTTTAACACCTTCAACTGGAACTCTTCGTCCTTGTGAAGAAGAGAGTAAGAACTTTGATACTACTCAAAATTTATATATTGAAGGTGATAACCTTGAAGTATTAAAACTTCTTCAAAAGTCATATCATAAAAAAATAAAAATGATTTATATTGATCCACCATACAATACTGGTAAAGATTTTGTATATAAAGATAACTTTAAAGATAATATTCAAAACTATTTGGAACAAACTGGACAAGTTGATAGTGAAGGAAATAAATTGTCAACTAATAGTGAAACAAGTGGTAGATATCATAGTGATTGGTTGAATATGATATATCCAAGATTAAAATTAGCGAGAAATCTACTTAAAGACGATGGAGTAATATTTATTTCTATTGATGATAATGAAGTAACAAATTTAAGAAAAGTTTGTGATGAAATTTTTGGTGAAGATAATTTTATCTCGTTACTTTCAGTTGAGAACAATCCAAAAGGAAGAAAAAATTCAAAGTTTATTTCTGTAAGTAATGAATTTTGTTTAGTTTATTCGAAAAATAAAGAATATAGTTGCTTTATTGAAAATATTCCCAAAAATATCAAAGATATGAAAGAAGATGAGGACGGAAACTTTGTTCATAATAGTGGGAAAAGGGTTTTAGTTGGAAAAAATGATTTTAATAAAGTAGTTCAAAACTTTAATTCAGAAAAACATTACACTGTTTATTATAGTAAGACTTCAAGTGAAATAATATTTAAAAAAGAACAAAATATTGATATTGTTGATGATGGTTTAATAAAAAATGGATATATTAGGTATATATCTTTTAATGAAAATATGAATTTTGTTGAAAACACTTATACTCAATCTAAAATTAAATTATTGTTTGAAGACAATGCTTTAGAATTTAAAGATGATAAAATTTTTGAAAAAAATTTCAATAGTACAATTAGAATGAAAAGTTTAATTGTGAATAGAACATATGACGCATTGGTAAACAAAAAGAAAATTATTGACTACAAAATAGATGTAAAGACAACATCTGCTGGAACATATTTAAAAGATTTATTTCAGACAAAAGAATCATTGTTTACGGCACCTAAAAGTATCGGATTAATAGAACTATTCTTGACATTATTTGAAGAAAATGATTGTATAGTTCTTGACTTTTTTTCAGGTTCTGCGACTACTGCCCATTCAGTTATGAAACTAAATTCAGAAGATAATGGAAATAGAAAATTCATTTGTGTTCAATTACCCGAAGAGACGGATGAAAAAAGTGAAGCATATAAAAATGGATATAAAAACATTTGTGAAATTGGAAAAGAGAGAATCAGAAGAGCAGGTGAAAAAATTCTTGAAGAAAATAGTGATAAAGATTTATCAGAATTAGATATTGGATTTAAAGTATTAAAACTTGATTCTTCAAATATTAAAAAATGGGATAGTGATTTTGATAATGTTGAAAAAACACTTGAAGATATGGTAGATAATATTAAATCAGATAGAACAGAAGAAGATTTAGTATATGAAATACTTTTAAAATATGGACTTGATTTAACTCTTCCAATAGAAACTTTAAAAATAAATGATAAAACTATTTATAGTATTGGTTATGGTTCATTAGTTTGTTGTTTAGATAAAAATATTGATACAGATACAGTTGAAAAAATATCTGAATTAAAAACTAAATTTGAAGAAGATTATGGATTAGAAACAATTAGAGTTGTATTTAAAGATAGTAGTTTTAAAGATAGTATTGTTAAAACTAACTCTTTACAAATTCTAAAACAAAATGGTATTGAAGAAGTAGTGAGTATTTAA
- a CDS encoding type III restriction-modification system endonuclease codes for MKIQFESQLQYQNDAINSMVDIFEGQEICQSNFTVSSLNDNLFTMTNDLGIGNRLELLEDDILLNIQNIQLRNGLPQTKSVKDLKTMDFSVEMETGTGKTYVYLKTMFEMNRKYGFTKFIIVVPSIAIKEGTNKTLEITEEHFKSIFDNVKYDYFVYDSSNLEQVRDFATSSDIRIMIINIDAFRKSFTDITKENTANLIHRTNDRLNGMKPIDFISSTNPIVIIDEPQSVDSTPKSKEAIKTLNPLCKLRYSATHIDKHNLLYKLDSIDAYEQKLVKQIEVANVRTTDNQNQAYIKVMKFNKKPISVVLELDVNDKGKIKRTTKTIKDGSILYDITKRDVYEDYNVNDIYVEEGNEYVQFSNGTILRLSESIGDVDEDTIKRLQIRKTIEEHLDKEMKLNPRGIKVLSLFFIDKVSNYREYDEEGNPIKGKFSIWFEEEYQRVIKYPKYKNLFEEHQDINVDVEKIHDGYFSQDKKGNFKDSSENPKGELKGNKDDEDTFNRIMKNKEKLLSFEDNLRFIFSHSALKEGWDNPNVFQICTLKEGTKSEIRRRQEIGRGLRICVNQDGERVYGFDVNTLTVMANETYEQFAEGLQKEIEKEEGIKFGVIQEHIFSNITYKNEKGEIVYLGADSSEKLTEYLKEKEYIDSRGKVQDSLRMDLNNNTFEVPEEYIELKPQIVNVIKSIAGKLNVKNADDKKVVRVNKQVLLGEDFKNLWNKIKFKTTYRVDFNEEDLIKECVKHIQNEVSVTKIKYLYSKAKNKITKVGVEVDDDTLIKDKYVDSEIIDYKLPDIITYIQNETNLTRKVIVDILVKSEKLNDFKNNPQKFIEKVVEIIKKTMNMFIVDGIKYQRLGDEYYYAQESFENEELIGYLNKNMYENLKHSDIQNEYKTPFEYTVYDSDIELKFAQDFDRNPDVKLFTKLPNWFKINTPLGTYNPDWAVLIEKDNSEKLYFVVESKGADLGLDLRNSESAKIECGKRHFKALDTDVELKQASSLGNLMEKI; via the coding sequence ATGAAAATACAATTTGAAAGTCAATTACAATACCAAAATGATGCCATTAACTCAATGGTTGATATATTTGAAGGACAAGAGATTTGTCAAAGTAACTTTACAGTATCAAGTTTAAATGATAACCTTTTTACTATGACAAATGATTTAGGTATAGGAAATAGATTAGAGTTATTAGAAGACGATATTCTATTAAATATTCAGAATATACAGTTAAGAAATGGATTACCTCAAACAAAATCAGTTAAAGATTTAAAAACAATGGATTTTTCAGTAGAAATGGAAACTGGTACTGGTAAAACTTATGTATATTTAAAAACTATGTTTGAAATGAATAGAAAATATGGATTTACAAAGTTTATTATTGTAGTTCCTTCAATTGCTATCAAAGAAGGTACTAATAAAACATTAGAGATTACAGAAGAACATTTTAAATCAATATTTGACAATGTAAAATATGATTACTTTGTATATGATAGTTCTAACTTAGAACAAGTAAGAGATTTTGCTACAAGTAGTGATATTAGAATTATGATTATAAACATTGACGCATTTAGAAAGAGTTTTACAGATATTACAAAAGAAAATACTGCTAATTTAATTCATAGAACTAATGATAGATTAAATGGAATGAAACCTATTGATTTTATCTCTTCTACTAATCCTATTGTTATTATAGATGAACCTCAAAGTGTAGATAGTACTCCAAAATCAAAAGAAGCGATTAAAACACTTAACCCTCTATGTAAATTAAGATATAGTGCTACTCATATTGATAAACATAATTTATTGTATAAATTAGATAGTATTGACGCATACGAACAAAAATTAGTTAAACAAATTGAAGTTGCTAATGTTAGAACTACTGATAATCAAAATCAAGCATATATCAAAGTAATGAAATTTAATAAAAAACCTATTAGTGTTGTATTAGAACTTGATGTAAATGATAAGGGTAAAATCAAAAGAACTACTAAAACTATTAAAGATGGTTCAATTCTTTATGATATTACTAAAAGAGATGTATATGAAGACTACAATGTAAATGATATTTATGTTGAAGAAGGGAATGAATATGTACAGTTCTCTAATGGAACAATATTAAGATTAAGTGAATCAATTGGTGATGTTGATGAAGATACTATTAAAAGATTACAAATAAGAAAAACTATTGAGGAACATTTAGATAAAGAAATGAAACTAAATCCAAGAGGGATAAAAGTTTTATCTTTATTCTTTATTGATAAAGTTTCAAATTATAGAGAATATGACGAAGAGGGTAATCCTATTAAAGGTAAATTCTCTATATGGTTTGAAGAGGAATATCAAAGAGTTATTAAATATCCTAAATATAAAAACCTATTTGAAGAACACCAAGATATAAATGTTGATGTTGAAAAAATTCATGACGGATATTTTTCACAAGATAAAAAAGGGAATTTTAAAGATAGTAGTGAAAATCCAAAGGGTGAATTAAAAGGTAATAAGGATGACGAAGACACTTTTAATAGAATTATGAAGAACAAAGAAAAACTTCTATCATTTGAAGATAATTTGAGATTTATATTCTCTCATAGTGCTTTAAAAGAGGGATGGGATAATCCCAATGTATTCCAAATTTGTACTTTAAAAGAGGGTACAAAATCTGAAATTAGAAGAAGACAAGAGATTGGTAGAGGTTTAAGAATTTGTGTTAATCAAGATGGGGAAAGAGTTTATGGATTTGATGTAAATACTCTTACAGTTATGGCAAATGAAACTTATGAACAATTCGCAGAAGGATTACAAAAAGAGATTGAAAAAGAAGAAGGTATTAAATTTGGAGTTATCCAAGAACATATATTTTCTAATATCACTTACAAAAATGAAAAAGGTGAGATTGTTTATTTAGGTGCTGATTCAAGTGAGAAATTAACTGAATATTTAAAAGAGAAAGAATATATAGATTCAAGAGGAAAAGTACAAGATTCTTTAAGAATGGACTTAAATAATAATACTTTTGAAGTACCCGAAGAATATATTGAATTGAAACCTCAAATTGTTAATGTAATTAAATCAATCGCTGGAAAACTTAATGTTAAAAACGCAGATGATAAAAAAGTTGTTAGAGTTAATAAACAAGTTTTATTAGGTGAAGATTTTAAAAACTTATGGAATAAAATTAAATTCAAAACTACTTACAGAGTTGATTTTAATGAAGAAGATTTAATTAAAGAATGTGTAAAACATATTCAAAATGAAGTATCAGTAACTAAGATTAAATACTTATATTCAAAAGCAAAAAATAAAATCACAAAAGTAGGTGTTGAAGTTGATGACGATACACTTATTAAAGACAAATATGTAGATAGTGAAATTATTGATTATAAACTACCTGATATTATCACTTATATTCAAAATGAAACTAACTTAACAAGAAAAGTAATTGTAGATATTTTAGTTAAGAGTGAAAAGTTAAATGACTTTAAAAACAATCCTCAAAAGTTTATAGAAAAGGTGGTTGAGATTATCAAAAAAACTATGAATATGTTTATAGTTGATGGTATTAAATATCAAAGATTAGGTGATGAATATTATTACGCACAAGAATCATTTGAAAATGAAGAATTAATTGGATATTTAAATAAAAATATGTATGAGAATTTAAAACATTCTGATATACAAAATGAATATAAAACACCATTTGAATATACTGTATATGATTCAGATATAGAATTAAAATTCGCCCAAGATTTTGATAGAAACCCTGATGTTAAATTATTTACTAAATTACCTAATTGGTTTAAAATCAATACACCATTAGGAACTTATAATCCTGATTGGGCTGTTTTAATAGAAAAAGATAATAGTGAGAAATTATATTTTGTAGTTGAGAGTAAAGGTGCTGATTTAGGACTTGATTTAAGAAATAGTGAGAGTGCGAAAATTGAATGTGGAAAAAGACATTTTAAAGCACTTGATACGGATGTAGAATTAAAACAAGCAAGTAGTTTAGGGAATTTAATGGAGAAGATTTAG
- a CDS encoding tyrosine-type recombinase/integrase codes for MKLIKTEVKGFSYVENKNGITYYFTYREPSAKHSKRKKILKCNEHNNKNLQNAISIKDNILKDSKIKTVLKDNTFNSLDFQNLSNYNENLEEGIVMNDFKINELFDVWHKKRYTKKYRQLKETYAGISEEQFSNDKIIQKKLYSVKKMNLIFDKNVRNSTIGIKKYEELKRKDITTYFENELNQELSYTTKYNIIQTLKNMINSFRRDEYITIDNVFEKVRIPRQQRQRTRILSPEEIELLLKECKKYNKVQYKKIWRYNQEVKIKIPPNYNIYTAVYLAVITAGRSSTVLTIRKKDIDLKSKTIELVNHKRNNHKYKIPLSDDAAKWFEKKLKYYEDDEYLVRYYKRQKDIYTPLAAIPKIIYKIMDELFNQNVNKRTLDGKDSCVNFHTIRRSIATNLAIADFDIYKIKKLLDHNKVDTTELYLNLSYQDYKKDLSIWQNELFKGFKQNNEVKITDNGIKIEDNISDLKQKLIKSILAISGQEDDEMVKLVLETLNENELKNKLLEKI; via the coding sequence ATGAAACTTATAAAAACAGAAGTAAAAGGTTTTTCTTATGTTGAAAACAAAAATGGAATTACTTATTACTTTACATATAGAGAACCATCAGCAAAACATTCAAAAAGAAAAAAAATATTAAAGTGCAATGAGCATAATAATAAAAATCTACAAAATGCTATATCAATCAAAGATAATATTTTAAAAGACAGCAAAATAAAAACTGTATTGAAAGATAATACTTTTAATTCATTAGACTTTCAAAATTTAAGTAATTACAATGAAAACCTTGAAGAAGGTATTGTAATGAATGATTTTAAAATTAATGAGTTATTTGATGTTTGGCATAAAAAAAGATATACAAAAAAGTATAGACAATTAAAAGAAACCTATGCTGGTATTTCAGAAGAACAATTTAGTAATGATAAAATCATACAAAAAAAGTTATATTCAGTAAAAAAAATGAATCTAATATTTGATAAAAATGTCAGAAATTCAACCATTGGTATAAAAAAATATGAAGAGTTAAAAAGAAAAGATATTACTACTTATTTTGAAAATGAATTAAATCAAGAATTAAGTTATACAACAAAATACAATATTATTCAAACTTTAAAAAATATGATAAATTCATTTAGAAGAGATGAATATATAACAATAGACAATGTGTTTGAAAAGGTTAGAATTCCAAGGCAACAAAGACAAAGAACACGTATATTAAGCCCTGAAGAAATTGAGTTATTATTAAAAGAGTGTAAAAAGTATAATAAGGTTCAATATAAAAAGATTTGGAGATATAATCAAGAAGTAAAGATAAAAATCCCACCTAATTACAATATTTATACAGCAGTTTATTTAGCAGTTATTACAGCAGGTAGAAGTAGCACTGTTCTAACAATAAGAAAAAAGGATATTGATTTAAAATCCAAAACAATAGAATTAGTAAATCATAAGAGAAATAATCACAAGTATAAAATCCCACTATCAGATGATGCAGCCAAATGGTTTGAAAAAAAATTAAAATATTATGAAGATGACGAATATTTAGTTAGATATTATAAAAGACAAAAAGATATATATACACCATTAGCAGCCATACCAAAAATCATATACAAAATTATGGATGAATTATTTAATCAAAATGTAAATAAAAGAACATTAGATGGAAAGGACTCTTGCGTTAATTTCCACACTATTCGTCGTAGTATTGCTACAAATCTAGCAATAGCAGATTTTGATATTTATAAAATTAAGAAATTATTAGACCATAATAAAGTTGATACAACAGAGTTATACCTAAACTTATCATATCAAGACTACAAAAAAGATTTATCAATTTGGCAAAATGAATTGTTTAAAGGTTTTAAACAGAATAATGAAGTAAAAATAACTGATAATGGCATAAAAATAGAAGATAATATTAGTGATTTAAAACAAAAGTTAATTAAATCCATTCTTGCTATATCAGGTCAAGAAGATGATGAAATGGTAAAACTTGTATTAGAGACGTTAAATGAAAATGAGTTAAAAAATAAACTGCTAGAAAAAATCTAA
- a CDS encoding exodeoxyribonuclease III yields the protein MAIYKFISWNVNGIRAVDKKEALKWVDEADIHLLGIQETKSMKEQIPTTIFEKEFKTMTASASAIKGRSGTALFTDIETTFECNCPSVDVLDEGRINEVHFTLGDKDIAFFNVYFPNGQSKEERLAYKMEFYDRFLEHCENLKKQGKSIIVCGDVNTAHKEIDLARPKANEKTSGFLPMEREWMDKFISHGYIDTLRHVIGDEPEHYSWWSYRANARENNVGWRIDYFFVSEDLKENVRDAYIMSEVFGSDHCPISLILEV from the coding sequence ATGGCAATTTATAAATTTATATCATGGAACGTAAATGGAATTAGAGCAGTTGATAAAAAAGAGGCTCTAAAATGGGTTGATGAAGCTGATATTCATCTTCTTGGAATTCAAGAAACAAAATCAATGAAAGAGCAAATTCCAACAACTATTTTTGAAAAAGAGTTCAAAACTATGACAGCAAGTGCGTCTGCAATCAAAGGAAGAAGTGGAACTGCTCTTTTTACAGATATTGAAACTACATTTGAGTGTAACTGCCCAAGTGTTGATGTATTAGATGAGGGAAGAATAAACGAAGTTCATTTTACTTTAGGAGATAAAGATATTGCATTTTTTAATGTATATTTTCCAAATGGTCAATCAAAAGAAGAAAGACTTGCGTATAAAATGGAATTTTATGATAGATTTTTAGAGCATTGTGAAAACTTGAAAAAACAAGGTAAATCAATCATCGTTTGTGGAGATGTAAATACAGCTCACAAAGAAATCGATTTAGCAAGACCAAAAGCAAATGAAAAAACATCAGGATTTTTACCAATGGAGAGAGAATGGATGGATAAATTCATTTCACATGGTTACATAGATACTCTAAGACATGTTATTGGTGATGAACCAGAACACTATTCGTGGTGGTCATATAGAGCAAATGCAAGAGAGAATAATGTTGGATGGAGGATTGACTATTTTTTTGTGAGTGAGGATTTGAAAGAAAATGTTAGAGATGCTTATATTATGAGTGAAGTATTTGGAAGTGATCATTGCCCTATTTCTCTTATTTTAGAGGTGTAA
- a CDS encoding CBU_0592 family membrane protein, with the protein MDIYQWIGFLGMIFIVIAYLFLQTNKYSINSLQYQLLNLIGAILLLISLFVHFNLGSFIIEIFWIIITIYGIIINIKRKKKEQEQ; encoded by the coding sequence ATGGATATTTATCAATGGATTGGATTTTTGGGAATGATTTTTATAGTAATAGCTTACTTATTTCTTCAAACAAATAAATATTCAATTAATTCACTACAATACCAATTATTAAATTTAATTGGTGCAATTTTACTTTTAATTTCACTTTTTGTACATTTTAATCTAGGTTCTTTTATTATAGAGATATTTTGGATTATAATTACAATATATGGAATAATTATAAATATAAAAAGAAAAAAGAAGGAGCAAGAACAATGA
- a CDS encoding sulfite exporter TauE/SafE family protein — protein sequence MTELFLGILTFLTSTIAAIVGVGGGMMLIAILPSFLPINALIPVHGLTQMTSNLSRAVFGYKDVQYEVIPKFLLGSFLGIGIFASILSFISLEYVPLFIGIYILLSLWSEKFNERIKRYESYFLAGFFQTGLSIIVGATGPLTMTLLLKDYKNKDEVVATSAALMSLSHILKVFVFMYFGFVFFDYIGIIIAMVIGAIAGSWVGTKLRNIIDGKKFTIILKVLLTALAIKVIVGVFI from the coding sequence ATGACAGAGTTATTTTTAGGGATTTTGACATTTCTTACATCAACAATTGCAGCTATTGTAGGAGTTGGTGGAGGAATGATGTTAATTGCGATTTTACCATCATTTTTACCAATAAATGCCCTTATTCCTGTTCATGGGTTGACTCAAATGACAAGTAATCTAAGTAGGGCAGTTTTTGGATATAAAGATGTTCAATATGAAGTAATTCCAAAGTTTTTATTAGGATCATTTTTGGGAATTGGTATTTTTGCATCAATACTAAGTTTTATATCCCTTGAGTATGTTCCCTTATTTATTGGAATTTATATTTTACTTTCTTTATGGTCTGAAAAATTTAATGAAAGAATTAAGAGATATGAAAGCTACTTTTTAGCAGGATTTTTTCAAACAGGTCTTTCTATAATTGTGGGAGCTACGGGCCCTCTTACTATGACTTTATTACTAAAAGATTATAAAAATAAAGATGAAGTAGTTGCCACGAGTGCTGCACTTATGAGTTTAAGTCATATTTTAAAAGTATTTGTATTTATGTATTTTGGATTTGTATTTTTTGATTACATTGGCATAATTATTGCAATGGTAATTGGAGCAATAGCAGGATCTTGGGTTGGAACTAAATTAAGAAATATTATAGATGGAAAGAAATTTACTATAATCTTAAAAGTTTTATTAACAGCTCTTGCAATTAAAGTGATAGTTGGAGTATTTATTTGA
- a CDS encoding GNAT family N-acetyltransferase produces MIIRFATKNDIFALSELLSELFSQELEFTVNKKLQEKGLLTILENENIGNILIVSINEKIVAMVNILYTISTALGTKVAILEDMIVSKNFQNQNIGSELLKYAIEVAKNKGCKRITLLTDNDNCHAHKFYKKSGFQKSNMIPFRIFI; encoded by the coding sequence TTGATAATAAGATTTGCTACAAAAAATGATATTTTTGCTTTATCTGAACTTTTAAGTGAACTTTTTTCCCAAGAGTTAGAGTTTACTGTAAATAAGAAACTTCAAGAAAAAGGCTTACTAACAATTTTAGAAAATGAAAATATAGGAAATATTTTAATAGTTAGCATTAATGAAAAAATAGTAGCAATGGTTAACATACTTTATACAATATCCACAGCTCTAGGAACTAAAGTTGCTATTCTTGAAGATATGATAGTAAGTAAAAACTTTCAAAATCAAAACATTGGTTCTGAACTTTTAAAATATGCAATAGAAGTTGCTAAAAATAAAGGCTGTAAAAGAATCACTCTTTTAACAGATAATGACAATTGCCACGCACACAAATTTTATAAAAAAAGTGGCTTCCAAAAATCAAATATGATTCCTTTTCGAATATTTATATAA